The window GCCTTCTTTGTCGGCATCCAGAATCGTAACGAGCGATACTTCTGGTAAATCCAAACCTTCCCGCAGCAAGTTGATCCCGACCAATACATGGAATGTACCAAGACGCAGATCACGCAAAATCGACATCCGTTCTAGCGTTTTGATGTCGGAGTGCATATAGCGAACTTTGATGCCAACTTCCTTGAGATAATCGGTCAGATCTTCCGACATCTTCTTGGTTAGTGTGGTCACCAACACACGCTCGTCTTTTTCAATGCGTATCCGAATCTCACTGATCAGATCATCAATCTGTCCTTTGGTTGGACGGACTTCAATAATCGGATCAAGCAGACCAGTTGGGCGAATAATCTGCTGGGTCATTGTCTCGCAATGTTCCAGCTCATACGGTCCCGGTGTCGCCGAAACGAACACCACTTGACCTACCTTTTCCTCAAATTCTTCGAACTTGAGCGGACGATTATCCAGCGCCGATGGTAAACGGAAGCCATGATCGACCAGTACATTTTTACGCGCTTGGTCACCGTTGTACATCGCCCGAATCTGCGGCAATGTCACATGCGACTCGTCGATGACAACGAGCATGTCATCTGGGAAATAATCCAGCAGCGTGTACGGGGTATCGCCACGTTCCCGGAATGTCAGCGGACCAGAATAGTTCTCAATCCCTGAGCAGAATCCGATTTCCTTCATCATCTCAATATCGTAACGCGTACGTTGTTCCAGCCGCTGCGCTTCCAGCAGTTTGCCTTCTTCGCGGAATTTCTCCAACTGCTGTTCCAGTTCACGCTCGATATTCTTAATCGCTACCCGCATCGTTTCTTCTTTGGTTACAAAGTGAGATGCTGGGAAAATAGCGATATGATCGCGCTCGCCAACCAGCTCGCCGGTTAACACATCAATCTCCGTAATGCGTTCAATCTCATCGCCGAACAATTCGATCCGAACTGCCTGCTCGCCGCGCGATGCTGGGAAAATCTCAATCACATCACCGCGCACGCGGAATGTACCACGGACAAAGTTAATATCATTGCGCTGATACTGAATATCGACCAGACGCGCCAATATCTCATTCCGAGACTTCTCCATACCGACACGTAAAGACAGCAACATGCCTCCGTAATCCTGTGGAGAACCGAGACCATAGATGCACGACACACTGGCAACAATGATCACGTCACGACGTTCAAACAGCGAACTGGTTGCGGAGTGACGCAGCTTGTCGATCTCTTCATTGATGCTGGAGTCTTTTTCGATATACGTATCGGAGGAAGGAATATACGCCTCCGGCTGATAATAATCATAATAACTAACAAAATAATCAACGGAGTTGTTTGGGAAAAACTCCTTGAACTCACTGGCAAGCTGAGCAGCCAGCGTCTTATTATGTGCAATAACCAAAGTAGGTCGTTGCAGCTTAGCAATCGTCTGGGCAATCGTAAACGTCTTACCCGTACCGGTGGCACCAAGCAGCGTCTGATACTTCTCACCATTGTGAATCCCATCGACCAATTCTACAATCGCATTAGGCTGATCGCCCTGCGGGGAAAATTCCGACTCTATCTCGAATTTCTTGGAGCTGACAACAATATCGTTCATTGCCCTGCATCACCCTATCGTCTAAAATATATAGTACGTTTGCCCGATAATAACAAAAGAGACCGTTCTTGCGAATGTCCGGCATCTATACTTTACCCAGCCTTGGCTGTGCTGGCACATCCACAATGAATCAATCTCTATCATACCCATCGGAGTTACGCACCAAAGACCGCTTCTACGCCCAACAACACGATTTTCAGTACATAGATATCGCGTGTTGACGGTCACGGCAAAAAACCAATTTTATTTTCCTTCGTCTTCCTATTGTTGGACGCTATAATTGGTTAAATAGATATAAATTATAATTCCCGCCATCGCGTCTTCAACAAGCAAAGATAGCAATGCGGGATAACGTAAAAAACGATCACGACAGCAGCATAATATGTTGCGTTTCACCCTGATCTGGAGGTGTGGAAAAACCACAGGATGTAACCATTTATATAGTCAAATAAGAATGTTTGTTCCCTTCTATTATACTCGTACCATACCATTTATGCAATTGAAACAAGGTCTGTAAACGACATTTTTTTCAATTTTTTTCATACAAGCAGTTGCGCAATGTGGCTGGCTGGAACGGGAGCATTTCCACATTCTCCCTGCCTCCAGCGCCGATCAGCTTCCCGTACGCAGAACAGGAGATGGATACATGGATTTGACGACAATTATCGGAATTATAGCAGGGGTTGCTGCATTGATTGGGGGGTTTTTATGGGAAGGTGGCGACGCCGGGGGCTTACTCCAAGGCGCTGCCGCATTAATCGTGTTTGGCGGAACAGCGGCGGCGGTCGTAATCAGTTTTCCGGCATCTCGTTTGAAAAAATTGCCGCAAGCGATTGCCACGGTACTCGTACCGGCACGTTCGGATAATGAACAATTGATTGAAGATATTGTAAATATGTCGATGCACGCACGCCGCGCTGGTGTACTCGCGCTAGAACCGCAGGCAGTATCACATGAGAACGCATTTTTGCGTGAAGGATTGCAGCAGGTGGTCGATGGAACCGACCGCGATGTGATCCGCCAGATTCTGGAACTGGAAATGGGCAAGACGGAACAGGAATATGAGCAATATGCCAAAATCTTCGATGCCGCTGGCGGTTATGCGCCAACGATGGGGATTATCGGTACGGTAATGGGTTTGATTCAAGTGTTGAGCAGCTTGAGCGAACCGACAGGTCTCGGTGCGTCGATCGCGGTTGCTTTTACCGCTACGTTATATGGTGTAGCCAGCGCCAACCTGATCTTCCTGCCCATCGCTTCCAAAATCCGGTCGCGCAGTGAATTAGAGATTCAAACGATGGAAATGCTGCTTGAAGGCGTATTGTCAATTCAAAATGGCGAAAACCCGCAGCTCGTACGTCGTAAGCTGGAAACGTTCCTCGTCGACAGCGAAGGCAGTTATGATGATAGCAGACCCGCATCCGCAAGGGAGGAATAACGATGGGACGTTATTCTCGCCGCAAGAACAACCACAACAGTCATGATCATAAGGATCGTTGGCTGATTACGTATGCCGATCTGATCACGTTGCTGCTTATCTTCTTCATCGTGATGTATTCGGTAAGTCAGATCGATTCCGGCAAATATAAAGTATTAACTGAATCGCTGCAATTGACGTTTCAGAGCGCTAATTCAGTCTTAGACGGCGGTAAAGGTGTTACCGGTACAGCCGGCGAGAGCGTCGACAATGGCGGTCAATCGCCGGAGCAGAATCAGAACGGTGAACAAGGTGGGCAAAGTCAAACCGACGGGCAAGAGGCGCTGACTAGCCGTGAGCAGGCATTTCGTGAACAGGAGCGCGAGCTGGGCAATCTGATGCAGGTGATTCAGAACTATGTACAGACGAACAATCTGCAAAATCAGGTATCCGTCGTCGACAAGCCGCAGGGCATCTCGATTACCCTCAGCGATCAGTTCCTATTTGACGAAGGAAAAGCAGAGCTAAAAGATCGTTCACTTGGTACCTTATCCCGACTCGCCAGTCTATTCCAGTCGATCAATACGACGATCAGCATTGAAGGGCATACGGATAATCTGCCGATTGTATATGCTTCTCGGTATAAGGATAACTGGGAGCTATCCGGTGCTCGTGCACTGTCTGTACTGCGTTATTTTATTGATAATAAAAAGCTGGATCAGTCCAAGTTCCAATATGCTGGTTATGGAGCTACCCGCCCAGCGGCAGATAACTCTACCGAAGCGGGTAGACAGAAAAACCGCCGCGTGGAAATTATCGTGCTGCGGCAGTTGCAGGAGTAGATTGCAGGTTTTATCCCGCTATGATGTAAGCAGATTGATTATGCTAGAGAGCTAGAAACCAATCGGTCGCGTCGTAATGTTACGTTGCGGTACTAATGAATTACTGGCACGACCATTGCTGTAGTATAGAATGGTCATCCCGTTATCGGATGATTCTCGTATAGTTAGACAAAAAGCCCGTGTTCTGCTGCATTGCAGGGAACACGGGCTTTTGTATTATTTACGTCGACCAGAACGGCGCTGGCTGCGTTTTGGCAATCCGTCTGCCGATAACGCTGAGGTGAGTGGAGCGTAGTCGACTGGCTGCACACGCGCTGAGTTCGGACTGTTCGTTTCCTGATCCTGCTGCGTTGAATCTAGCTCATTATCATCCGCGACTACGACAGCATCCACCTCGCCACTATCGTTCGTCTCGTTCGTCTCGTTCGTCTCGTTCGTCTCGTTCGTCTCGTTCGTCTCGTTCGTCTCAGTATATTCTACCGAAGCTATAGGTTCGGCAATATCTGAAATTTCGGAGGGAGATTCTGTTTCTGTACGATATACCGATGCTGTAGAATGAATCGGTTCTGTGGCAAGCGTTTCTTCTTCCCTACGATCAGATCCTGTGTCTTTAGAAGAATATTCATCGTCAAAATCCACTTCCAAGCTAGAAAGAACCGCCGCACTGGACGACTCGGGAGAAGATGCTCCTATACAGGAGGACGGTTCTACCGAAGATGATTCTACAGAACCAAAAGAGTCTACAGATGAAGGCGATTCGGTTGTATCTGTAATCTCCACCCTATCCACCATATGGTTCGGTTCTGTAACATTGATCGGCTCTGTAATATCGTGCGATTCTACATCCGTTTGTATAGGGGCATGTACCGATTGCGACGATGGATTCACCGATTCAAATTCGAGCTCGGGCGAAGCCGGAACTACCGTCTCATCAGGCTGCTGCTCCGACTCGGTAAGAGAAGAAGGCGATTCCTTGATCAAGGACGTTGTCATGACGGAAGCATGCGTATTGGCATCCTCAGTTTCTTCCACCTGCTTATTGTCCGATTGTGCAGTCGTATCGCGTTCGTCGACCACACTGGATGTGTCCACCTTTGTCCGATCATAGCTTGGCAAAGAAATACTTGAAAATGCCTCAATTTCGCCAAATGATCCTCGATTTGAGCGCTCACCATCGCTGCGCTGTCGAATCACTTTAGGCTGCATCAATAGCTGCACAGCGCTTAATCGCTCCACATCCGGCGAAATGAGCGACTGATCATCCGGTGCAAAGATCATGCCCAGCTGATGATGATCCCCGGCATAGATCGCCCGCTGCAAAAATTTGCTTTCCCCGCTAATATTCAATATTTCCAATTTGCAAAATGCCGGATTCATTCGCAGCGCCTTATGCAGCTGCTCAGTGCTATTCACTTCTACTCCATTCACCTTGTACGCGGTCTCACCAGCCATAATACCCAACTCGCTCGCTGGGCTACCCGGAATCACATCCATAATCCGTAAGCCACGCAAACTTTGCGTATACAACAGCACTTGCCCCGCTTCTTCACGACGAGCAGCGTACATCATATATTCACGCCAGATGACACCGATCCAGATGCCGAACAGCGCTAGTGGATGCCAGAAAAAAGACCCTACAGTCATCATCAGCAATACGGCATTGCTTTGCCATAGACGACGCGTCACTAGCTGTGCCTTATGCATAGGTAGCATCGTGCGGGTCAATATACTGCTGCCGATCATCATCGGCAACATCGTTAGCGCCACACCTGTTCCCCAATCTGCACCGCTATGTAGCGGGTTCCACGGCAGCAGCAACCCACCAGTCATCGGGACAAACAACCATATCGGAACTGGCCAGAACGCATCCAGCGTGTAAGCACCAACTGGCTTGCCACGTTTTCCCTCTACATTGACCGGAGAAGCCAATTTGGGCGCTTGTGAGCGATACAAGATCGCCTCTGCCATTTGCAGCAGTACAGCAACCGCCAACAACCCCGTCCAATCTGCGGTCCGCACGCCTGTTACAAGCTCACCAAACCAACCGGACGGCTGCCAATTTGGCATAAACCATAGCACCAGAGAGACTAACGTAGCTACTGCTAACGCATCCAGCACATGGGCAAAGCGCAACCGAATGAGCGACAGCACAACGATCAATCCACTCAGCACCCAGCCTATTCCGGTTGTCATATGTATACCAATACCAGTCATCAGTACCGACACGATCAGCCCGATCACCAGACCTGTGATTACCGTACGTAATACTCTGCCTGCATACACATGCACTCGTATGTTAAACAAACGTCGTTCCAGCAGTCCCTGCCGCCGGTAATGGAGCAGTACGGCAAGCAAAAATATATAGTAAAACGGCTGCGTCAGCAGCTGCCACAACACATCAGCAGTTATTCGGAGTGTCTCATTCAACACTGCCACCATTGCCCACTCTCCTTTGTTGCCTACCTCATTTTGCGCAGTATTTCTTCCTAGTTGTTTGCGTATTCATTACTCCCTATTGTACCGAAAAAAAGAAGGCTGCAACAGCCTTCTTTTTACATTCTTATGCACCCTTTCGTTCCCGCCAGTGATAGCGCGGGTTCGGTCAGCAAATGCACATCATTTTTATTTTTTAGCGGCTACCTGTTGTTCCACACCGGCAATCGCTTTGTTCAGTTGTACATCATATTGCGGGTCTTGAATATGCTTCACCAATGCCGCTTCCAATGCAGTTGCGGTTTTGGCATCGATCTGCCCGTTCACAGTCAGCTTTTCCGCCGTTTGGAACGCTTTGACCTGTTCTTCGGTGTTGCGGTCGAAGTAGCCGTCTTTGCGATCTACATCGTAGCCAAGACCGTCGAGCATGATCTGTGCATTTTTGACGTTATCGTTATTCATATCGTATTTCAGCGTGGTATCTGTATTGATCGGCGTCACGGTATAGTAATCCGGCGGTGATACTTTTACATCGGGCTTGATGCCTTTTTTGTGAATCCAGTCGCCGTTTGGCGTCAGCCATTTGGCAATCGTGATCTTGATTAGACTGCCGTCATTGAACAGATTGTCCATGCTTGTCTGCACAGTACCTTTACCGTACGTTGTTTCGCCGTACAGCGTTGCGCCTGCGGATTGTTTGAGCGCACCGGCAAGAATCTCGGACGCGCTGGCGCTACCGCCGTTGGTCACGACTGCAATTGGATAATCCACACTTTGACCCGTGGAATTTGCAACCTGACGTTGACCTGCTTTATCTTCGATCTGTACGATCGCTTTGCCTTTGGTAATAAACTGGGATGCCATATCTTCAACCACGGACAGCACGCCACCTGGATTGTTGCGGACGTCGATTACGAGTCCCTTCATCCCTTGATCTTGCAGCTTTTTCAATTCTTCTTTGAAACGATCAGCGGTATTCAGTGAGAACTGTGTGATCTCGATAACACCGATTTTATCGTTCGTCATACGTGCATAGACCGTTTCCATCGCGATGTCGTCACGTACGATTTTGAAGGTCATGGTGTCCTTGCTGCCTGCACGCTGAATCTCCAGCTCAGCAGTAGAGCCTTTTTTACCACGAATTTTGGCAACGGCGGCATTCAGATCGTCACCGGACAGCTTCTCGCCGTTCACCGAAACGATGATGTCCTTCGCACGCAGACCTGCTTTTTCCGCTGGTGAGCCTTTGATGGGAGAGACGATCACGACATTGCCGTTATCCTGCGACACTTCCGCGCCAATTCCAGTAAACGAACCAGCGATGGATTCGGTAAATTGCCCCGCAGTATCCGCATCCATGTAACTGGAATATGGATCGCCTAGCGCTTCTACCATACCATTAATAGCACCATCGACCAGCTTGCTTTCGTCCACATTTTGATAATAATTGCCTTCGATCAGGCTAGCGACCGTACTGAGTTTGGATTTCTCTTCATCAGTCAATCCGCTGTTGCTAAGCGCGCCCAGCACACCCTGACCCATTGAAGCTCTTTGCACAAATGATGGCAGATTCACTACAGCCAGCGTCAGTACGCTGCTGAGTACCATCATGGCAACAACAAGTAGAGCTACCGTGCGTTTTTTCATTCCACCTAACCGCCTTTCTACGTTAAAACCGGTTCACCCGCGATCTGCATATGACAATCATGCAGACCGCAGGCAACCGGTTTTACAAATATCCCATCGGATCGACTGGCGTACCATTGACCCGTACTTCAAAGTGGCAGTGCGGTCCGGTCGAATTGCCCGTAGAACCGACTTCTGCGATTTTCTCGCCTTTGCTTACGCTTTGACCTACTTGTACCATCACACCGCCA of the Paenibacillus sp. JQZ6Y-1 genome contains:
- a CDS encoding S41 family peptidase — translated: MKKRTVALLVVAMMVLSSVLTLAVVNLPSFVQRASMGQGVLGALSNSGLTDEEKSKLSTVASLIEGNYYQNVDESKLVDGAINGMVEALGDPYSSYMDADTAGQFTESIAGSFTGIGAEVSQDNGNVVIVSPIKGSPAEKAGLRAKDIIVSVNGEKLSGDDLNAAVAKIRGKKGSTAELEIQRAGSKDTMTFKIVRDDIAMETVYARMTNDKIGVIEITQFSLNTADRFKEELKKLQDQGMKGLVIDVRNNPGGVLSVVEDMASQFITKGKAIVQIEDKAGQRQVANSTGQSVDYPIAVVTNGGSASASEILAGALKQSAGATLYGETTYGKGTVQTSMDNLFNDGSLIKITIAKWLTPNGDWIHKKGIKPDVKVSPPDYYTVTPINTDTTLKYDMNNDNVKNAQIMLDGLGYDVDRKDGYFDRNTEEQVKAFQTAEKLTVNGQIDAKTATALEAALVKHIQDPQYDVQLNKAIAGVEQQVAAKK
- a CDS encoding flagellar motor protein MotB, whose translation is MGRYSRRKNNHNSHDHKDRWLITYADLITLLLIFFIVMYSVSQIDSGKYKVLTESLQLTFQSANSVLDGGKGVTGTAGESVDNGGQSPEQNQNGEQGGQSQTDGQEALTSREQAFREQERELGNLMQVIQNYVQTNNLQNQVSVVDKPQGISITLSDQFLFDEGKAELKDRSLGTLSRLASLFQSINTTISIEGHTDNLPIVYASRYKDNWELSGARALSVLRYFIDNKKLDQSKFQYAGYGATRPAADNSTEAGRQKNRRVEIIVLRQLQE
- a CDS encoding flagellar motor protein; this encodes MDLTTIIGIIAGVAALIGGFLWEGGDAGGLLQGAAALIVFGGTAAAVVISFPASRLKKLPQAIATVLVPARSDNEQLIEDIVNMSMHARRAGVLALEPQAVSHENAFLREGLQQVVDGTDRDVIRQILELEMGKTEQEYEQYAKIFDAAGGYAPTMGIIGTVMGLIQVLSSLSEPTGLGASIAVAFTATLYGVASANLIFLPIASKIRSRSELEIQTMEMLLEGVLSIQNGENPQLVRRKLETFLVDSEGSYDDSRPASAREE
- the uvrB gene encoding excinuclease ABC subunit UvrB → MNDIVVSSKKFEIESEFSPQGDQPNAIVELVDGIHNGEKYQTLLGATGTGKTFTIAQTIAKLQRPTLVIAHNKTLAAQLASEFKEFFPNNSVDYFVSYYDYYQPEAYIPSSDTYIEKDSSINEEIDKLRHSATSSLFERRDVIIVASVSCIYGLGSPQDYGGMLLSLRVGMEKSRNEILARLVDIQYQRNDINFVRGTFRVRGDVIEIFPASRGEQAVRIELFGDEIERITEIDVLTGELVGERDHIAIFPASHFVTKEETMRVAIKNIERELEQQLEKFREEGKLLEAQRLEQRTRYDIEMMKEIGFCSGIENYSGPLTFRERGDTPYTLLDYFPDDMLVVIDESHVTLPQIRAMYNGDQARKNVLVDHGFRLPSALDNRPLKFEEFEEKVGQVVFVSATPGPYELEHCETMTQQIIRPTGLLDPIIEVRPTKGQIDDLISEIRIRIEKDERVLVTTLTKKMSEDLTDYLKEVGIKVRYMHSDIKTLERMSILRDLRLGTFHVLVGINLLREGLDLPEVSLVTILDADKEGFLRSERSLIQTIGRAARNSEGRVIMYGDKVTDSMANAIRETERRRSIQIAYNEEHGITPQTIRKKVRDVIEATKVAEGKANYMAEASKAKMSKRDRIALIERLEGEMKTAAKELQFERAAELRDAVLELKAEMS